In Alkalibacter saccharofermentans DSM 14828, the sequence CCTGCGAGATGAAGGAGTGATATTGCCGGAAGAAACAAAAGATTTTTTCAAAAATGATATTCAAGATGCGCTGGATGGTGTTTATGTTTACACACAAAAAGAAAGAATCGCAATAGAGATAATGCTGATCCTTACAAAAACAAGGTTTTTGAGCATAAGCGATTTTGAAGAGTTATTCATGGTAAGCAGAAATACGATAATTTCAGATGTTAAAGAACTGCGTAAAATGATAGCAACTTTTAACTTGACATTAGAGTACGAACAGGGTTTGGGTTACTTTATAAATGGGACACAAATACGTATTCGAAGTGTTCTTCTGTATACATATTCATCGTACAACTACCTTTTTAAAATTAATCGATTTGATGTGTATGATGATCAGGAAGTTAAAAAAATACTTTGCCTATTAAATAGAGTAGAGGAGAAAAACTCAGTTTCATACGTCGCAGCAACGAAAGAAATTTTAGCAAAGTTGCTTGCCACTATAAAAAAACACAATTTTGAGAAGATGACATTTAACAAAAGCGACATAAAAACATTAGAAGAGAGTTCGGAGTTTCAAGGGGTAAACCATTACTTTAAATCCATATTTCCCATCGAAGAACAAAGATATATAACCCTTCAACTTATGGGACTTAGGGTTAATACACACCATGATTTTGAAAGCAGTGATGATGAGTATATCGACGAAATAGTAAACTTTATCATAAAAAGGTTTAAAGAGCTAACTCTAATCGATATAAAAGAAGAGAAGATATTGTATGAAGGACTTTATTTTCATATGAAAAGCGCATTGATCAGATATAAATACGGCATAATTTATGACAATGAGTTAAAGGAAGATCTCAAGGAAGAATACCAGGCGATTTATAGAATAAGCGAAATAATCTGCAAGGAACTAGAAGAAATTGTTGGCAACCCAGTTAATGAAGATGACATAGCGTATATGGCAATGCATTTTGGAGGACATCTAAAAAGAGAAAAAAACGAACTATCATTTCCAAAAATCTTGCTGGTTTGTCTAAACGGTATAGCAACTTCGAAACTGCTAAGAAAAGAAGTTGAGCATCTCCTAGAAAATATCGAAATAATTGATGCTGTCAGATTAGATGAAATTAAAGACTATGCAGATGATGTTGACTATATAATAACTACAGTGCCAATCGACATAAAAGATTATGCTCAAAAAACCCTTATGGTTTCTCCAATACTTACCGCACTAGATAGAGATAGACTGTTTAAAATTTTTAATAAGAACCAAAGAGGCTTTAACCTAGAGACGATGAAGCAGACCGTATACAAAAAGATAGAAAAAGAGTTTGACGAAGATATCGCAAGAAAAATAATTGCAATAGTAGACAAGGAATTAAATAAACATGTGGATTCTTTAAATATTTCCAAAAGGAAGGTACAACCGATGCTAAACGAATTAATAACTGAAGACAAAATCATAATTAAAGATAAAGTAGACAACTACCAAGAAGCTATTTATGAAAGCGCAAAGCCATTGTTGGAAGGAGGTTATATTGAAGATAGGTATTTAAAAAAAGTAATTCAAAACATTAAAGACTTAGGTCCATACATAGTAATAGCACCCAATGTAGCTATATCTCATGCAAGACCAGAAGATGGTGTAATCGAACTTGGGATGAGTATTTTAATTTTGGATGAAGCAGTAAGCTTTTCAAATGAAAAAGAACGGAATGCAAAGCTTATAGTGACGTTGGCGGCACCAGATGATGAATCCCACTTAAAAGCTCTAGGTCAACTCAGCGAACTTCTTATGAACTCAATGGATGATATGCTTGCAAGTAAATCAAAAGAAGATGTACTGAATTTAATAAAAAGATATTCAAAATGAGGAGGAGAAAGTTATGAAAAAAATAGCAGCTATATGTGGCTCAGGATTGGGAAGCAGCTTTATGGTGGAAATGAATATTCAAACAGCTTTAAAGGATTTGGGGTTTAACGACATCGAGGTAGAACACATGGACCTAGGCAGTGCATGGCCAGGCGTAGCAGACTTGATCGTTTGTGGTAAAGATTTAGAAGATAGCTGTAAACGCTTTGGAGAAGTGTTAGCACTTGACAATATCTTAGACAAGGATGAGCTAAAGGGAAAACTTGAGGCTTGGTTAAATGGGTAAGGTACTGTTTAGATAAAACAATTAAAGGAGACGATATTTATGGAAATGCTTATTCAATTTATAACGGACTTTTTAGGAACCCCTGCAATACTGGTAGGTGTAATAATTCTTGTAGGTCTGTTAGCACAAAAGAAAGGTGTTAGTGATGTTGTTCGTGGCACTATCAAAGGGGTACTAGGCTTTCTGATTCTAGGTGCAGGCGCGGGTGTTATTGTTGGGGCTATCGTACCATTCGGTTCACTATTTGGAGAAGCCTTTAATATGCAGGGGGTTGTACCAAACAATGAAGCGATAGTTGCTGAAGCGCTAGGTACGTATGGTTCAGCAACGGCAATCATTATGGTTGTAGGAATGATTGCAAATATTATAATCGCACGATTCACAAAGCTGAAGTATATATTTTTAACTGGACATCATACACTATATATGGCTGCAATGATAGCTATAGTATTGGTTGTTGCAGGATTTGAAGGAATTTTACTCTACTTGTTTGGGGGCATGGCATTAGGACTTACCATGGCGTTTTTCCCAGCTATCGCACAGCCTACGATGCGCAAGATTACAGGAAATGATGATATCGCTTTTGGACATTTTTCTACATTGACTTACGTACTGAGTGCAAAGATAGGGAAACTGGTAGGCAAGGGTTCAAAATCTACCGAAGAGACATCCTTCCCTAAAGGACTTGCCTTCTTGCGTGATAGCTCAATATCGATAGCGCTTACCATGATGGCAATGTATTTAATAGTTGTTATTATTGCAGGTCCTGCTTATACGGAGACACTCTCCGGTGGACAAAACTTCATTATTTACGCATTGTTGCAAGCGATAACATTTGCAGCAGGGGTATACATAGTTCTTCAGGGAGTTAGATTAGTAATAGCTGAAATCGTTCCAGCATTTAAAGGATTCAGTGAGAAGTTAGTGCCAAATGCCAAGCCGGCGCTAGATTGTCCGGTAGTGTTTCCTTTTGCGCCAAATGCGGTTTTGATAGGTTTTCTGTCATCATTTCTAGGAGGAGTCGTTGGTATGTTGATTCTTGTGCTTCTGAGAGACACAGCATTGAGTCCCATGGTGATCTTACCGGGCGTAGTGCCACATTTCTTTGTTGGCGCAACAGCAGGGGTTTTTGGAAATGCAACAGGCGGTAGACGAGGTGCAATCTTCGGTTCGTTTGTTAATGGATTGGTTATTACTTTCTTGCCGCTGTTTCTTCTTCCGGTACTTGGAGACCTAGGGTATGCAAATACGACTTTCTCAGATGCTGATTTCATAGGCGTTGGAATCCTTATCGGATGGGTAGCTACATTCAAAAAGGCATGGTTGGTAGGAGCTGTAATCACTACGCTGTTTGCTATACCTTTTGTACATGCAATGCTTAATAAGGACAAGCTGCAGGCAGTTGAAAAAAACTAGATAATCATTTTAAGGCATTCCAATATGGAGTGCCTTTTATATGTGTTGTCATCGTAAATATTTAATGAGATAATGATTCTAGGATATGTAGAAGAGTAAAGGCGATT encodes:
- a CDS encoding BglG family transcription antiterminator; the protein is MLDYKDYYMLNLLSHTYQTLSVDDLSKLIGVSRRSIYYSLNKINEYLTANDLPAIENLRDEGVILPEETKDFFKNDIQDALDGVYVYTQKERIAIEIMLILTKTRFLSISDFEELFMVSRNTIISDVKELRKMIATFNLTLEYEQGLGYFINGTQIRIRSVLLYTYSSYNYLFKINRFDVYDDQEVKKILCLLNRVEEKNSVSYVAATKEILAKLLATIKKHNFEKMTFNKSDIKTLEESSEFQGVNHYFKSIFPIEEQRYITLQLMGLRVNTHHDFESSDDEYIDEIVNFIIKRFKELTLIDIKEEKILYEGLYFHMKSALIRYKYGIIYDNELKEDLKEEYQAIYRISEIICKELEEIVGNPVNEDDIAYMAMHFGGHLKREKNELSFPKILLVCLNGIATSKLLRKEVEHLLENIEIIDAVRLDEIKDYADDVDYIITTVPIDIKDYAQKTLMVSPILTALDRDRLFKIFNKNQRGFNLETMKQTVYKKIEKEFDEDIARKIIAIVDKELNKHVDSLNISKRKVQPMLNELITEDKIIIKDKVDNYQEAIYESAKPLLEGGYIEDRYLKKVIQNIKDLGPYIVIAPNVAISHARPEDGVIELGMSILILDEAVSFSNEKERNAKLIVTLAAPDDESHLKALGQLSELLMNSMDDMLASKSKEDVLNLIKRYSK
- a CDS encoding PTS sugar transporter subunit IIB is translated as MKKIAAICGSGLGSSFMVEMNIQTALKDLGFNDIEVEHMDLGSAWPGVADLIVCGKDLEDSCKRFGEVLALDNILDKDELKGKLEAWLNG
- a CDS encoding PTS ascorbate transporter subunit IIC translates to MEMLIQFITDFLGTPAILVGVIILVGLLAQKKGVSDVVRGTIKGVLGFLILGAGAGVIVGAIVPFGSLFGEAFNMQGVVPNNEAIVAEALGTYGSATAIIMVVGMIANIIIARFTKLKYIFLTGHHTLYMAAMIAIVLVVAGFEGILLYLFGGMALGLTMAFFPAIAQPTMRKITGNDDIAFGHFSTLTYVLSAKIGKLVGKGSKSTEETSFPKGLAFLRDSSISIALTMMAMYLIVVIIAGPAYTETLSGGQNFIIYALLQAITFAAGVYIVLQGVRLVIAEIVPAFKGFSEKLVPNAKPALDCPVVFPFAPNAVLIGFLSSFLGGVVGMLILVLLRDTALSPMVILPGVVPHFFVGATAGVFGNATGGRRGAIFGSFVNGLVITFLPLFLLPVLGDLGYANTTFSDADFIGVGILIGWVATFKKAWLVGAVITTLFAIPFVHAMLNKDKLQAVEKN